The following coding sequences are from one Musa acuminata AAA Group cultivar baxijiao chromosome BXJ1-6, Cavendish_Baxijiao_AAA, whole genome shotgun sequence window:
- the LOC135675729 gene encoding uncharacterized protein LOC135675729, which produces MQAAATVVFSVKPRFSSASPSVPRLRSHRGPPVAASAALGTTTTTTESMAAKWAQKTVVIPPHRRGCHLITSKILRGIEQDLSGFKCGLAHLFLQHTSASLTINENYDSDVQDDTETFLNRIVPEGRSAPWKHTLEGPDDMPAHIKSSMFGCALTIPITDGRLNMGTWQGIWLCEHRDHATPRKIVITLNGM; this is translated from the exons ATGCAAGCCGCCGCTACCGTTGTCTTCTCCGTCAAGCCCCGCTTCAGCAGCGCCTCTCCTTCGGTCCCCCGTTTGAGATCCCACAGGGGCCCGCCCGTTGCCGCCTCTGCTGCCCttggcaccaccaccaccaccacggaGTCCATGGCCGCCAAATGGGCACAGAAGACCGTCGTCATCCCTCCCCATAGGCGCGGCTGCCATCTCATCACCTCCAAG ATTTTGAGAGGGATAGAGCAGGATTTATCAGGATTTAAATGCGGCCTTGCTCATCTTTTCT TGCAGCATACGAGTGCTTCTCTCACCATAAACGAGAACTACGACTCAGATGTACAGGATGACACCGAAACATTTCTTAACCGGATTGTACCGGAG GGACGTTCTGCACCTTGGAAGCACACATTGGAAG GACCTGATGATATGCCGGCACATATAAAATCATCTATGTTTGGTTGTGCACTCAC GATTCCTATTACTGATGGTCGTTTAAATATGGGAACTTGGCAG GGAATATGGCTTTGTGAACATAGGGATCATGCAACTCCTCGCAAAATTGTTATTACTCTTAATGGGATGTAA
- the LOC103986856 gene encoding probable mitochondrial adenine nucleotide transporter BTL3, whose amino-acid sequence MHELEVRFHGSIHPRICIPDEASDPPPLFAAGGCLFLEPYASESLVRSRCSRGRAVPLGGIRWEGAAAVNGFVSVSLSVKGSEGLVRESVELLGKVEERRSEAPALEGEDERRLETVASEGKVEDGVLVVLGEEKKNRDKNGRLQEERTGVMNTTKHLWAGAVAAMVSRTFVAPLERLKLEYMVRGEQSNLFALINKIATTQGLKGFWKGNMVNILRTAPFKAINFYAYDTYRKQLLELSGNEEATNFERFVAGAAAGITATILCIPMDTIRTKIVAPGGEAFGGVIGVFRHMVQTEGFFSLYKGLVPSLISMAPSGAVFYGVYDIMKAAYLHSPEGRKRLALMTQQGEEVNALDQLELGSTRTLLYGAIAGACAEATTYPFEVVRRQLQMQVRANKLNALATFMKIVEQGGIPALYAGVIPSLLQVLPSASISYFVYEIMKILLKVE is encoded by the exons ATGCACGAGCTGGAGGTCCGTTTCCACGGTTCCATACACCCCAGGATCTGCATCCCGGACGAGGCCTCGGATCCGCCGCCTCTCTTCGCCGCCGGAGGCTGCCTCTTTCTCGAGCCCTATGCCTCCGAATCTCTGGTTCGATCGCGGTGTTCCCGCGGAAGGGCGGTCCCTTTGGGCGGAATCAGGTGGGAAGGGGCTGCCGCGGTGAATGGGTTCGTGTCGGTGAGCTTGTCGGTGAAAGGGAGCGAAGGCCTCGTGCGGGAGTCGGTGGAGTTGTTGGGGAAGGTGGAGGAGAGGAGGTCGGAGGCGCCGGCATTGGAGGGGGAGGATGAGAGGAGGTTGGAGACTGTGGCATCGGAGGGGAAGGTGGAGGATGGAGTGTTGGTGGTTctgggggaggagaagaagaacagGGACAAGAATGGTAGGTTGCAGGAGGAAAGAACCGGTGTGATGAACACCACCAAGCATCTTTGGGCTGGAGCTGTCGCTGCAATGGTTTCGAG AACTTTTGTTGCTCCTCTTGAGAGGCTAAAATTGGAGTATATGGTCCGTGGTGAACAGAGCAATCTATTTGCCCTCATTAACAAAATTGCAACCACCCAAGGTTTGAAGGGCTTCTGGAAAGGAAACATGGTCAACATTCTTCGTACTGCTCCTTTTAAGGCAATTAACTTCTACGCATATGACACATATAGAAAGCAGCTACTTGAATTATCTGGAAATGAAGAGGCCACAAACTTTGAGAGGTTCGTTGCTGGTGCTGCAGCTGGCATTACAGCAACTATTCTTTGCATACCAATGGACACA ATTCGAACGAAGATTGTAGCTCCTGGAGGTGAAGCCTTTGGTGGTGTTATAGGTGTTTTTCGGCACATGGTTCAAACAGAAGGATTCTTTTCTCTTTATAAGGGACTTGTTCCATCTCTCATTAGTATGGCACCTTCAGGTGCAGTTTTTTATGGTGTCTATGATATAATGAAGGCAGCTTATCTGCATTCACCGGAAGGGAGGAAGAGGTTGGCTTTAATGACACAACAGGGTGAAGAAGTGAATGCATTGGATCAACTAGAGCTGGGATCCACAAGGACATTGTTGTATGGGGCCATCGCTGGTGCTTGTGCTGAAGCTACCACATATCCCTTTGAAGTGGTCAGGCGACAATTGCAGATGCAGGTTCGAGCAAACAAATTGAATGCTTTGGCAACATTTATGAAGATAGTTGAGCAAGGTGGCATCCCTGCACTGTATGCTGGTGTGATTCCCAGCTTGTTACAG GTTCTGCCATCTGCTTCCATTAGCTACTTCGTATATGAGATTATGAAGATATTGCTGAAGGTGGAGTGA